The Flavobacteriaceae bacterium 3519-10 genome includes a window with the following:
- a CDS encoding Catalase, translating into MSDNKLTRQTGAPVPDNQNVQTAGPRGPMLMQDFWFLEKMANFDREVIPERRMHAKGSGAFGTFTVTHDISQYTKANIFNTIGKKTDMFARFSTVAGERGAADAERDIRGFALKFYTDEGIWDLVGNNTPVFFFRDPMKFPDLNHAVKRDPKTNLRSANNNWDFWTLLPESLHQVTIVMSDRGIPKGYRHMHGFGSHTYSFINKDNVRHWVKFHFRTQQGIENLTEEEAIRVIGSDRESSQRDLFDNIEQGNFPKWKMFIQIMTEEQAKTYRFHPFDLTKVWSKKDFPLIEVGEFELNRNPENYFQDVEQAAFNPTNIVPGIGFSPDKMLQGRLFSYGDAQRYRLGVNHFQIPVNKPTCPYHAFHRDGAMRVDGNYGGTKHYEPNSYGEWQEQPEHKEPPLELSGDAFAHNFRDDDEDYFTQPGDLFRIIKADGKAEELFKNTAVNIGGAEKFIQIRHIRNCYKADPDYGKGVAYTLGLDMDEVMNFDMTPYDRYAPKRTQP; encoded by the coding sequence ATGAGCGACAACAAACTGACCCGCCAAACCGGTGCACCCGTGCCCGATAACCAGAACGTACAGACGGCAGGCCCACGTGGCCCGATGCTGATGCAGGATTTTTGGTTTTTAGAAAAAATGGCCAATTTCGACCGGGAAGTCATACCCGAACGCAGGATGCATGCGAAAGGTTCAGGCGCCTTCGGCACATTTACCGTTACGCACGACATTTCGCAATACACAAAAGCCAACATTTTCAACACCATTGGCAAGAAAACCGACATGTTCGCAAGGTTCTCCACGGTGGCTGGCGAACGCGGCGCAGCCGATGCAGAGCGCGATATCCGCGGTTTTGCCTTAAAATTTTATACTGACGAAGGTATTTGGGATTTGGTGGGAAACAACACGCCGGTCTTCTTTTTCCGCGACCCGATGAAATTTCCAGACCTCAATCATGCCGTGAAGCGCGACCCGAAAACCAATCTGCGCAGTGCCAACAACAACTGGGATTTCTGGACGCTGCTGCCGGAGTCGCTGCATCAGGTAACTATCGTAATGAGCGACCGTGGCATACCCAAAGGTTACCGCCACATGCACGGTTTCGGATCTCACACTTACAGTTTCATCAATAAAGATAACGTTCGTCATTGGGTAAAATTTCATTTTCGTACGCAACAGGGAATTGAAAATCTTACCGAAGAGGAAGCTATCAGAGTAATCGGCTCGGACCGCGAATCTTCACAACGCGACCTTTTCGACAATATCGAGCAGGGTAATTTCCCGAAATGGAAAATGTTCATCCAGATTATGACCGAAGAACAGGCCAAAACCTACCGTTTCCATCCGTTCGATCTCACCAAAGTATGGTCGAAGAAAGATTTTCCTTTAATTGAAGTAGGGGAGTTTGAACTGAACCGAAACCCAGAGAACTATTTCCAGGATGTAGAACAGGCTGCTTTTAACCCGACTAATATCGTTCCGGGCATTGGTTTTTCTCCGGACAAAATGCTTCAGGGCAGATTGTTTTCGTATGGTGATGCCCAACGCTACCGTTTAGGGGTTAACCATTTCCAGATTCCTGTAAACAAACCTACATGTCCATATCATGCGTTCCACCGCGACGGTGCGATGCGTGTAGACGGGAATTACGGTGGCACAAAACACTACGAGCCGAACAGTTACGGCGAATGGCAGGAGCAGCCCGAGCACAAGGAACCGCCGCTGGAACTTTCAGGCGATGCTTTCGCGCATAATTTTCGGGATGATGATGAAGACTATTTCACCCAACCCGGCGATTTGTTCCGAATTATAAAAGCGGATGGAAAAGCTGAAGAACTTTTTAAGAATACGGCCGTAAATATCGGTGGAGCCGAAAAATTCATTCAGATTCGCCATATCCGCAACTGCTATAAGGCGGACCCCGATTACGGAAAAGGCGTAGCCTACACGCTCGGATTGGATATGGACGAAGTGATGAACTTTGATATGACGCCTTACGACAGGTATGCGCCAAAGCGCACTCAACCGTAA